One window of Dehalobacterium formicoaceticum genomic DNA carries:
- the istA gene encoding IS21 family transposase, whose product MITMNIKQQILMMHIHEGKSRREIAKITGINRDTVGKYIGQYEEGRQQLLSSGSADIQALVDTLTSAPKYTVGIRPKRKMTDEVVNRIQFYLDENETKRNQGRHKQQKKAIDIFEALEAEGTQLSYSTVLRTIRSLERKPKEAFIKALYELGDICEFDWGEVKLKINGKFQVFQMAVFTTAYGNYRFAYLFTKQTTECFQEAHALFFQHIGQVYRTMVYDNMKVAVKRFIGTEKEPTQGLLQLSLYYGFQYRFCNIRKGNEKGHVERSVEVVRRKAFAFRDEFESLEEANQYLQDVCTKRNRKSHDEYNGQTAEERLEEERPALLPTLPPFDAARVIYGRVNKYSTIIVDQNRYSVPDHLVGESIMIKAYATRVRCFHQESLVAEHVRLTGNHEWRLDLNHYLDTLRKKPGAFAGSAAWQQAPKRIKEIYETYYTKQDKEFIQLLQYIRDDVPFAEVEQAIRELEKIHPAQVTTDKIKVLCARNRDAMPVVQPNLSKTGKEIVERSAQQLRMYDDMFDTHTPKAKEDVA is encoded by the coding sequence ATGATCACAATGAACATCAAGCAACAAATTTTAATGATGCATATTCATGAAGGGAAATCGCGCCGGGAAATTGCGAAAATAACAGGGATCAATCGGGACACCGTAGGAAAGTACATTGGACAATATGAGGAAGGGAGACAGCAATTATTGTCGAGCGGGTCGGCAGATATCCAGGCACTAGTCGACACCCTCACTTCTGCCCCCAAGTATACTGTGGGCATTCGACCCAAAAGAAAAATGACTGACGAGGTTGTGAACAGGATCCAGTTCTATCTTGACGAGAATGAAACTAAGCGAAATCAGGGGCGGCACAAGCAGCAAAAAAAAGCCATTGATATCTTTGAAGCACTGGAAGCCGAGGGTACTCAACTAAGTTACAGTACCGTTCTTCGAACCATTAGAAGCTTGGAACGGAAACCAAAGGAAGCGTTTATTAAGGCTCTGTATGAACTTGGAGACATTTGCGAATTTGATTGGGGTGAGGTTAAACTAAAAATTAATGGAAAATTTCAAGTTTTTCAGATGGCCGTATTCACAACGGCTTACGGGAACTATCGCTTTGCTTATCTGTTCACCAAACAAACAACAGAGTGTTTTCAGGAAGCACACGCCCTGTTTTTCCAGCATATCGGCCAAGTGTATCGTACCATGGTGTACGATAACATGAAAGTCGCGGTGAAAAGGTTTATTGGAACGGAGAAGGAGCCGACGCAAGGATTGCTTCAATTGTCGCTCTACTATGGTTTTCAGTATCGGTTTTGCAATATTCGCAAGGGCAACGAAAAAGGTCATGTGGAGCGAAGCGTCGAGGTCGTTCGCCGAAAAGCCTTCGCTTTTCGGGACGAATTTGAATCCCTGGAGGAGGCAAATCAATATTTGCAGGATGTGTGCACTAAGCGTAATCGTAAGTCCCATGATGAGTACAACGGCCAGACGGCGGAGGAACGATTGGAAGAAGAGCGCCCCGCATTGCTGCCCACCCTTCCACCATTTGATGCAGCTCGCGTGATTTATGGACGGGTGAACAAATATTCCACCATCATCGTTGATCAGAATCGTTACTCAGTACCGGATCATTTGGTAGGTGAATCGATCATGATTAAAGCATATGCGACCCGGGTGCGATGCTTCCATCAGGAATCCTTGGTAGCGGAGCATGTGCGATTAACCGGCAACCACGAGTGGCGGCTTGATCTGAATCATTATTTGGATACGCTAAGGAAAAAACCTGGTGCATTTGCCGGTAGTGCGGCATGGCAGCAGGCTCCTAAAAGGATAAAAGAAATATACGAAACATATTATACCAAACAAGACAAGGAATTTATACAGCTATTGCAATATATTCGAGACGATGTCCCATTTGCGGAAGTCGAGCAAGCTATTCGGGAGCTGGAGAAAATTCATCCGGCTCAAGTGACTACGGATAAAATTAAAGTGCTTTGTGCTAGGAATCGTGACGCGATGCCTGTTGTTCAACCAAATCTCTCGAAAACGGGAAAAGAGATTGTAGAGCGGTCAGCACAGCAGCTTCGCATGTACGATGACATGTTTGATACCCATACACCAAAAGCAAAGGAGGACGTTGCATGA
- the istB gene encoding IS21-like element helper ATPase IstB, which produces MSNAPRKAFKEAILEYSKELRLPMIRKHLDEQVRESTQQDASYEAFLAQLLEKECDARREASRHNRIRLAEFTHKKYLEDLVIADLPDDAQKKLKQLKTLEFIQEGRNIILAGNPGTGKTHVSIGLGLKACLEGYKVWFTTVPLLINRIKECRAEQTLRAFQNRFEKYDLVIADEMGYISFDKEGSELLFTHLSLRAGRKSTIITTNLSFERWGEIFQDPVMTAAMIDRLTHQSYIVNMNGNSYRMKETKEWLQQQQLA; this is translated from the coding sequence ATGAGTAACGCGCCGCGCAAGGCGTTTAAGGAAGCGATATTGGAATATAGCAAAGAACTGAGACTCCCTATGATTCGTAAGCATTTGGATGAGCAAGTTCGGGAGTCAACGCAGCAGGATGCCAGTTATGAAGCATTTCTGGCGCAGTTACTGGAGAAGGAATGTGATGCTCGTCGGGAAGCCTCGCGGCATAATCGCATTCGTCTGGCTGAATTTACACATAAAAAGTACCTTGAAGATTTGGTCATCGCGGATTTGCCAGATGATGCCCAAAAGAAGTTAAAGCAGCTGAAAACATTAGAGTTTATTCAGGAGGGGCGCAACATTATTCTGGCGGGGAACCCGGGAACAGGCAAGACGCATGTGAGTATTGGGCTAGGCTTAAAGGCCTGCCTGGAGGGATATAAAGTATGGTTTACAACTGTTCCCCTCCTCATTAACCGGATTAAAGAATGCCGAGCAGAGCAAACTCTTCGAGCCTTCCAGAACCGCTTTGAAAAATATGATTTGGTTATTGCCGATGAAATGGGTTATATATCTTTTGATAAGGAAGGATCTGAATTATTGTTTACCCATTTGTCGCTGAGGGCTGGTCGCAAATCGACAATCATCACAACCAACTTATCCTTCGAACGATGGGGTGAAATTTTTCAGGATCCCGTGATGACGGCGGCCATGATTGACCGGTTGACGCATCAGTCATACATCGTCAACATGAATGGAAACTCGTACCGCATGAAAGAAACGAAGGAGTGGTTACAACAACAGCAACTGGCATGA
- the cas5 gene encoding CRISPR-associated protein Cas5, protein MKGLAFDVLGTVGHFRRPDTTATQMTYPFITPTAAKGLVGAILGIEDFVTDDRIGIGLLRPVRTVAQQMSMLGKDSGSTFNRPTTIELLVNPGYRIYYTGEEYTEQLFEFLTRERAIYTTYLGVAYALTKPMLYRVYPEVSYMVPEGKEIEPKTVVPTALIREIVLKADRYYCRAGGFMYKYKGRRTFEKSIDFLYEKDGKSIAFIPKKCEDDSPLDLSLAHFGEDLICLI, encoded by the coding sequence ATGAAAGGACTGGCATTTGATGTCTTGGGCACTGTAGGCCATTTTCGCCGTCCTGACACCACGGCGACCCAAATGACATATCCCTTTATTACGCCTACGGCGGCCAAAGGGTTGGTAGGAGCTATTTTGGGAATTGAGGACTTTGTGACTGATGACCGGATAGGCATTGGACTGCTGCGACCGGTACGAACGGTTGCGCAACAGATGTCCATGCTGGGGAAAGACTCGGGGAGCACCTTTAACCGTCCGACCACCATTGAACTGCTGGTAAATCCCGGCTATCGTATCTATTACACCGGAGAAGAATATACAGAGCAGTTATTTGAATTTCTCACCCGGGAAAGGGCGATTTACACTACTTATTTAGGTGTTGCCTATGCCCTGACGAAGCCGATGCTTTACCGGGTCTATCCGGAAGTATCCTATATGGTGCCAGAAGGAAAGGAGATCGAGCCCAAAACGGTTGTGCCTACGGCTCTTATCCGGGAAATAGTTCTCAAAGCGGATCGTTACTATTGCCGGGCAGGCGGGTTTATGTATAAGTATAAAGGGCGGCGAACCTTTGAAAAGTCGATAGATTTTCTTTATGAAAAGGATGGGAAATCCATTGCTTTTATTCCTAAAAAATGTGAAGACGATTCACCCCTGGATCTCAGTTTAGCTCATTTTGGGGAGGATTTGATATGCCTGATTTAA
- a CDS encoding CRISPR-associated protein produces the protein MNSGEILFVKSVKDGIPNRDPLNDSDARRLFPEEDGRISLSDVSIKRDVRDFVIDLESDGGKDSKNHIFVQEKINDKGKLLGRGSLAAGIAKSVGKEKKAKEDMKSVLIEHCFDVRTFGIVYSVKPKFNLTGPVQFGWAHSLHPVDTQYVQGTVVMPSTDTTDDGEGKTQGTIWTSYTLPFAVFAMPAVINAKAAEHSDMTPEDQELLLRALWQGTQHRQARGRGQQQPLILVHIEYSDPFYRIGYLEDLITMSPDAGEWKAAGKLPSSLQDVSFDLTRLLAVVAERQDKIAQCRIWTHPGVTINNDIQPWQQPLW, from the coding sequence ATGAATAGCGGCGAGATTTTGTTTGTCAAATCGGTTAAGGATGGAATCCCCAACAGGGATCCCTTAAATGACAGTGATGCCAGGCGGTTGTTTCCCGAAGAAGATGGGCGGATCTCCTTAAGCGATGTGAGCATTAAAAGGGATGTTCGTGATTTTGTGATTGATTTGGAATCAGACGGAGGAAAGGACAGTAAAAACCATATCTTTGTTCAAGAGAAGATAAACGACAAAGGGAAACTACTTGGCCGGGGCAGTTTGGCGGCAGGGATTGCTAAAAGTGTGGGGAAAGAAAAAAAGGCCAAGGAAGACATGAAGAGTGTCTTGATCGAACATTGCTTTGATGTGCGCACCTTCGGTATCGTTTACTCGGTGAAACCCAAATTCAATCTGACCGGACCGGTTCAATTCGGATGGGCCCATTCCCTTCATCCTGTGGACACCCAATATGTACAAGGGACGGTGGTCATGCCCAGTACTGATACTACTGATGATGGGGAGGGAAAGACCCAAGGGACGATTTGGACCAGCTATACCCTACCCTTTGCCGTCTTTGCTATGCCGGCGGTGATCAACGCGAAGGCGGCGGAACACTCGGATATGACTCCAGAGGATCAGGAATTGCTGCTTCGGGCACTGTGGCAGGGAACTCAGCACCGCCAGGCCAGAGGGAGGGGGCAACAGCAGCCGCTGATTTTGGTTCATATTGAATACAGCGATCCCTTTTACCGAATTGGTTATCTGGAAGATCTGATCACAATGTCTCCCGATGCTGGGGAATGGAAAGCAGCCGGTAAACTGCCTTCATCCCTACAGGATGTTTCCTTTGATTTGACCCGGCTTTTGGCAGTGGTTGCTGAGAGACAAGATAAGATAGCCCAATGCCGGATTTGGACTCACCCCGGAGTAACCATCAATAACGATATCCAACCTTGGCAACAGCCGCTGTGGTAA
- a CDS encoding CRISPR-associated DxTHG motif protein, with amino-acid sequence MRLVKKISGEENMVRNMKKHILIAALSVTPRPTKYALGDKVAEANQSPLALLQLLPEDRLPDEVIILCTSEIAKVQFPQFKEHIESGEFSTHITKPIRVSALDISDGKNEEEIWEILRCILKCVPENAYLTLDLTHGYRSFSFLYFTAALYLKALRNVGLISTFYGNVEIKEEPKPLLDLSLILEMVEWFFATRIFRETGQANYIINLLEPFTKIPEGVQGKDCMPYSQIRKLSEVFSKATSAYEQALPIEFGLEANRLHQLLEKDLPGHLMERMPLPEELFGQVKAFIEPYALSQINDNDKKMKLFLDYTEINRQAALVDEYFGQGYINSATALMREWIVNVALFHQEHRQGKGIIAGIDWLPYKKRRPIEYSLGLMMKFVQSKAKENGKVPLTEEQKWLAEKWDYITNKRNGLSHCGFKEDNVHLSLKAIEEIKEKWQELKDSIYMQEKWELYKKQGEGMLLICALGNSKGSLYSALATLEPDYLFVILSDKTKGAINEILEKVNWQGELAVYCMEDPFAGFMEKKLASAEAEPLMAKAEEVVYNLTGGTTVMQHVLNQITRKNKATKQVAFIDRRSLYEQHENPYVIGEMILLEEEKG; translated from the coding sequence ATGAGACTTGTTAAAAAAATTAGCGGAGAGGAAAATATGGTCAGAAATATGAAAAAACATATACTTATCGCTGCTCTTAGCGTTACTCCAAGACCGACGAAATATGCGCTGGGAGACAAAGTAGCGGAAGCCAACCAATCTCCCTTGGCTTTGCTGCAACTTTTACCTGAGGATAGACTTCCTGATGAGGTCATAATTCTTTGTACATCTGAGATAGCTAAGGTGCAATTTCCCCAATTTAAGGAGCACATTGAGTCTGGAGAGTTTAGTACTCATATAACAAAACCCATCCGCGTATCAGCACTTGATATATCAGATGGGAAAAACGAGGAAGAGATTTGGGAGATTCTTCGATGCATTCTGAAGTGCGTGCCTGAAAACGCATATTTAACCCTCGACCTGACTCATGGCTATAGAAGTTTCTCTTTTTTGTATTTTACAGCAGCACTTTACCTTAAAGCACTGCGCAATGTGGGGTTAATTTCCACTTTCTATGGCAACGTTGAGATAAAAGAAGAACCTAAGCCATTACTCGATCTTTCCTTAATCCTTGAAATGGTAGAATGGTTCTTTGCGACACGGATTTTCCGAGAAACAGGGCAAGCCAATTACATTATCAATTTGCTGGAGCCTTTCACCAAAATACCGGAGGGTGTGCAAGGGAAGGACTGTATGCCCTATTCTCAAATCAGAAAACTGAGTGAGGTCTTCTCTAAGGCAACATCAGCCTATGAACAGGCACTTCCCATTGAATTTGGTTTGGAAGCTAATCGACTACACCAACTATTAGAGAAGGATTTACCTGGACATCTTATGGAGCGGATGCCCCTTCCGGAAGAACTTTTTGGTCAAGTTAAAGCTTTCATCGAGCCTTATGCTTTATCACAAATTAACGACAATGATAAGAAGATGAAGTTATTTTTGGACTATACGGAAATAAATCGTCAAGCTGCACTTGTGGATGAGTATTTTGGGCAAGGATATATCAATAGTGCAACAGCTCTGATGCGTGAATGGATAGTAAATGTTGCATTATTTCATCAGGAACATAGGCAAGGTAAAGGGATAATCGCTGGTATAGATTGGCTGCCCTATAAAAAAAGGAGGCCCATAGAGTATTCTCTGGGGCTGATGATGAAATTTGTGCAGAGTAAAGCCAAGGAAAACGGTAAGGTGCCATTAACCGAAGAGCAGAAGTGGCTGGCAGAAAAGTGGGATTACATTACTAACAAGCGTAATGGTCTATCTCATTGTGGTTTTAAAGAAGATAATGTTCATTTATCATTAAAGGCAATTGAGGAAATTAAAGAAAAGTGGCAGGAATTGAAGGATTCGATATATATGCAAGAGAAGTGGGAGCTCTATAAGAAACAGGGTGAAGGGATGCTCCTCATTTGTGCCTTAGGAAATTCAAAAGGATCCTTGTACTCAGCCTTAGCTACATTAGAACCGGATTATCTTTTTGTAATTCTTTCCGATAAAACCAAGGGAGCAATTAATGAGATATTGGAAAAAGTGAATTGGCAAGGAGAGCTGGCAGTTTATTGCATGGAAGATCCCTTTGCCGGGTTTATGGAAAAAAAGCTGGCTTCAGCAGAAGCAGAACCACTGATGGCTAAAGCTGAAGAGGTCGTGTATAACTTAACCGGAGGAACAACGGTTATGCAACATGTTCTGAATCAAATTACGAGAAAGAATAAAGCTACAAAACAAGTGGCATTTATTGATCGGCGTTCACTCTATGAGCAGCATGAAAACCCTTATGTCATCGGCGAGATGATTCTGCTGGAAGAAGAGAAGGGCTAA
- the cmr6 gene encoding type III-B CRISPR module RAMP protein Cmr6 — protein MKSERIKVLQFKNNRGKGIIIGDNLKEYAFNIKDISAEVVSQLTKEVEVEFKVSDQKDPATITDLKIILPEKARANSQQNTSARKNNSKNQRDRQGDNSQSKGNDNSQKPLPKYLPGDTRVLIINYGDVEEISNYELMLNRFPRVQDDKFLFYKAADKKMKSSFGNYKHEFPQINFQEFSARQLRALNELGLLTKSLTLEPEWRMIVGLGGASVYETSLTLHHTYGIPYIPGSAIKGITRSWIISNCFDGNEKKALDDQGFKLIFGSQGNKGNVFFYDAFPQGKPKIIVDIMTPHYSEYYSKGKAPRDYGDTKLIPFITIAETKFCFVIGIDAQKNVAIDKDYFKGSSVMDVASTWIKKALLEHGVGAKTAVGYGIMKM, from the coding sequence ATGAAATCTGAACGCATAAAGGTTCTTCAATTTAAAAACAATAGGGGCAAAGGCATCATTATTGGAGACAATTTAAAAGAATATGCTTTTAACATAAAAGATATTTCTGCAGAAGTTGTCAGCCAGCTTACTAAGGAAGTTGAAGTAGAGTTTAAAGTATCAGATCAAAAAGATCCTGCCACAATAACAGACTTAAAAATTATACTACCTGAAAAAGCACGAGCAAATTCTCAACAAAATACTTCTGCTCGAAAAAATAACTCTAAAAACCAGCGTGATCGGCAAGGTGATAATTCGCAGTCCAAAGGTAACGATAATTCTCAAAAACCACTACCTAAATATTTACCAGGGGATACTCGTGTGCTTATTATTAATTATGGTGATGTTGAAGAGATCAGTAATTATGAGCTCATGCTGAATCGGTTTCCGAGGGTTCAGGATGATAAGTTTCTCTTCTACAAGGCGGCGGACAAAAAGATGAAATCATCTTTTGGCAATTACAAGCATGAATTCCCGCAGATCAATTTCCAAGAGTTTTCTGCGCGGCAATTAAGAGCATTAAACGAGCTGGGCCTTTTAACCAAAAGCTTGACTCTGGAACCAGAATGGCGGATGATAGTTGGTTTGGGAGGTGCATCAGTTTATGAAACCTCGCTAACTCTGCATCATACTTATGGGATACCATATATTCCCGGCAGCGCTATAAAAGGGATTACCCGTTCATGGATAATAAGTAATTGTTTTGATGGCAACGAAAAAAAGGCATTAGACGACCAAGGATTCAAGCTGATCTTTGGAAGTCAGGGCAATAAGGGCAATGTATTTTTTTATGATGCATTTCCTCAGGGAAAGCCCAAGATCATCGTCGATATCATGACGCCTCATTATTCCGAATACTATTCGAAAGGTAAGGCACCTAGGGATTATGGAGATACCAAACTTATTCCCTTCATTACCATTGCAGAGACTAAATTTTGCTTTGTTATCGGCATTGATGCCCAAAAGAATGTTGCCATAGATAAGGATTATTTTAAAGGGTCATCGGTTATGGACGTAGCCTCTACCTGGATCAAGAAAGCTTTATTGGAGCATGGTGTAGGTGCCAAAACCGCTGTGGGCTATGGAATCATGAAGATGTAA
- the cmr5 gene encoding type III-B CRISPR module-associated protein Cmr5: MKNTEDSIKGIEQGRASFAYKKVLEAKDELKGEEAKYKAYVKKIPMYIKTNGLGPTFAFVKSKDKEKAYRLIYKQTGEWLKRDANFLDGQGELIEQIINLDSASYRCVTNEVLALFNWLRRFSEGTIKGEVEDEI; the protein is encoded by the coding sequence ATGAAAAACACTGAGGATAGTATTAAAGGAATTGAACAAGGCCGTGCTTCCTTTGCATATAAAAAAGTTTTAGAGGCTAAAGATGAGCTTAAAGGGGAAGAAGCTAAGTACAAAGCTTATGTAAAGAAAATCCCAATGTATATCAAGACCAATGGCTTGGGGCCTACCTTCGCCTTTGTTAAATCTAAAGATAAAGAGAAGGCCTATCGATTAATCTATAAGCAAACAGGGGAGTGGTTAAAGCGAGATGCAAACTTTCTTGATGGACAAGGAGAATTAATCGAACAAATCATTAATTTAGATTCCGCCTCTTATCGTTGTGTCACAAACGAGGTCTTAGCATTATTTAATTGGTTACGGCGTTTCTCCGAAGGAACGATTAAAGGAGAAGTGGAAGATGAAATCTGA
- the cmr4 gene encoding type III-B CRISPR module RAMP protein Cmr4 — MYKLAKPFFLICETPLHAGSGSDLGIIDMPIQRERHTGFPKIEGSSLKGSIRERFERCKDLYDIQFRGGKLSAQEIGQCVNLLFGPEKGGDFAAALGITDARVLLFPVKSVKGVYAWITCPQVLEKFINELGLCGVNVSFEVPGDKATPHGSNLFVRDDKVILEEYTFKVNHKEDEQCTALTQWLSEILLPDVKEFKTLKEKIRKDIIVLSNDEFRDFVQWSTEVITRTKINNETGTVADGALFTEEFLPAETVLYALAMAAPVFNPEKSVLSDGEGAVMEFFQTYLPQILQIGGDATIGKGITRVEKRLLGVEG; from the coding sequence ATGTATAAACTTGCTAAACCGTTTTTTTTAATATGCGAGACTCCATTACATGCCGGCAGCGGCAGTGATTTAGGAATCATCGATATGCCGATTCAAAGAGAAAGACATACAGGCTTTCCCAAGATAGAAGGATCCAGTCTTAAAGGAAGTATACGAGAGCGATTTGAGCGATGTAAGGATTTATACGATATTCAGTTTCGAGGGGGAAAATTAAGTGCTCAGGAGATAGGTCAATGTGTTAATCTTCTTTTTGGGCCGGAAAAAGGAGGAGACTTTGCCGCTGCCCTTGGTATTACAGATGCCAGGGTGCTGCTTTTTCCTGTAAAATCGGTAAAAGGTGTATATGCTTGGATCACTTGTCCCCAGGTATTGGAAAAATTCATCAATGAATTGGGACTATGTGGGGTAAATGTCAGCTTTGAGGTACCTGGAGACAAAGCCACCCCTCATGGCAGCAACCTCTTTGTTCGTGACGATAAAGTAATTTTAGAGGAATATACTTTCAAGGTTAACCATAAAGAAGATGAGCAATGCACCGCTCTAACTCAATGGCTTTCCGAAATTCTGCTTCCCGATGTTAAGGAATTTAAAACATTGAAAGAGAAAATCCGCAAAGATATCATTGTATTAAGTAACGATGAATTTCGGGATTTTGTTCAATGGTCTACGGAGGTCATCACACGAACTAAGATCAATAATGAAACGGGAACTGTGGCTGATGGGGCTTTATTTACCGAGGAGTTTTTACCCGCAGAGACTGTTCTATATGCTTTGGCGATGGCAGCCCCTGTGTTTAATCCTGAAAAAAGTGTGCTGAGTGATGGTGAAGGCGCCGTAATGGAATTCTTTCAGACTTATTTGCCGCAAATTTTACAAATCGGCGGCGATGCCACTATTGGTAAAGGGATTACCCGTGTCGAGAAAAGGCTATTGGGGGTCGAGGGTTAA
- the cmr3 gene encoding type III-B CRISPR module-associated protein Cmr3, whose product MGYSFFRNGKPFNRGENNWGESLFPPYPSVFYGALRTAFFAQNPQYFPLAGTSDDPTSSLRIRGMFLKAWGDSYYFPLPRDLIQEKNAGDNCAFPLQLLDTPSLSNCSLPKVLASPPDLIAETIGDGWIDQVTLSEYLANSSKQFYFSDLKDFVTEEAKIGIKLTPGRSAEDQMLYRAGMLRLSPRQDKGKAHQECSFIIDYEGINLPEQGFLKLGGEGKATHYKHIHELDKNSLIPAYSAPKHQVFKIYLLTPAILNNGWLPDWINPDTFFGHYQGLKVKLLTAALGKHLFIGGFDIKKRKPKPMHRAVPAGSVYYFELLEGEAEKVKEVFHYQPFENTPYAMEGYGIGLVGGMDE is encoded by the coding sequence ATTGGATACTCTTTTTTTCGTAATGGAAAACCATTTAACAGGGGAGAAAATAATTGGGGTGAAAGTCTTTTTCCGCCGTATCCGTCAGTATTCTATGGTGCCTTACGAACGGCCTTTTTTGCGCAAAATCCCCAATATTTCCCCCTTGCCGGAACATCAGATGATCCAACATCATCCTTAAGGATCCGAGGCATGTTCTTAAAAGCCTGGGGCGACAGCTATTACTTTCCACTGCCCCGGGACTTGATCCAGGAAAAAAACGCAGGTGATAATTGCGCCTTTCCTTTGCAGCTTCTGGATACCCCTTCTTTATCCAATTGTTCCCTGCCGAAGGTATTGGCCTCCCCGCCGGATCTTATTGCTGAGACGATAGGCGATGGGTGGATTGATCAGGTGACGCTTAGTGAATATCTTGCCAATAGCAGCAAGCAATTTTATTTCTCTGATCTCAAAGATTTTGTTACAGAAGAAGCGAAAATTGGGATAAAGCTTACTCCTGGTCGTTCAGCAGAGGATCAGATGCTCTATCGTGCCGGCATGCTAAGACTTTCGCCACGACAAGATAAAGGAAAAGCGCACCAGGAATGTTCCTTTATCATTGACTATGAGGGAATTAATTTACCGGAACAGGGGTTTTTAAAACTTGGTGGGGAAGGGAAAGCCACTCATTACAAGCATATCCATGAGTTAGATAAAAATTCCCTGATACCGGCTTATTCGGCTCCTAAGCACCAAGTTTTTAAAATTTACCTCTTAACTCCGGCCATTTTGAATAACGGATGGCTTCCGGACTGGATAAATCCGGATACTTTTTTTGGCCATTACCAGGGGTTGAAAGTTAAATTGCTAACAGCAGCACTAGGAAAACATCTCTTTATCGGTGGATTTGATATTAAAAAACGGAAGCCTAAGCCTATGCACCGGGCTGTACCTGCCGGGAGTGTATATTATTTTGAACTCCTTGAAGGCGAGGCTGAAAAGGTGAAAGAGGTCTTTCATTATCAGCCGTTTGAGAATACTCCTTACGCTATGGAAGGGTATGGCATTGGATTAGTAGGAGGAATGGATGAATGA
- the cas10 gene encoding type III-B CRISPR-associated protein Cas10/Cmr2: protein MTGEHNALFYRKNRYGHKSADMAENAVELNNRIPLKYMAQGEALGAVAFLKRTAPKYFLDHKEEDLLYQESFPSTARIALADILDKIAKDNLELAILLEQEFDEELVYAHLNNQDLAGRGTEQELKIVDQIYRAIKKNHFQVTSYYAVIIFDGDNMGKWLSGKMLSEQNKEQLTAFHKHLSQELAQFARKAAEKILTAPKGVTVYAGGDDFLGFVNLNYLPGILKELRAEFDKIDVSQFSSKKLTFSAGVAVSHFMTPLSVALQWARRMEKEAKNMGGKDALSLAVLKRSGEIIKFKTQWLNSHGWFADQLKFLLDGLRDHFTTNFINQFCAEFIHFEGNMKIKNLDGMVDSELGRLLTRSYLDLSAGEASTRMKQDKEQKIAEMKKVLNNLYIENNLEDFLGLLEIISFLAKGVEIRAVAD from the coding sequence CTGACTGGAGAACATAATGCTCTTTTTTATAGGAAAAATCGATATGGGCATAAATCGGCGGATATGGCCGAAAATGCGGTGGAATTAAACAACAGAATTCCCTTAAAGTACATGGCGCAGGGTGAAGCATTGGGTGCCGTGGCTTTCTTGAAAAGAACCGCACCAAAGTATTTCTTAGACCACAAGGAAGAAGATCTGCTCTATCAAGAATCCTTTCCTTCAACAGCTCGTATTGCACTGGCAGATATTTTAGATAAAATAGCCAAAGACAATCTCGAACTCGCCATTCTGCTTGAACAGGAATTTGATGAAGAATTAGTCTATGCACACCTTAATAACCAAGACCTGGCAGGAAGAGGAACAGAGCAGGAGTTGAAAATTGTCGATCAGATTTACCGGGCAATAAAAAAGAATCATTTTCAGGTCACATCATATTACGCAGTCATAATCTTCGACGGAGACAATATGGGGAAGTGGCTCTCTGGGAAAATGCTCAGTGAGCAGAATAAAGAACAATTGACAGCTTTCCATAAACATCTAAGTCAGGAGTTAGCACAATTTGCCCGTAAGGCGGCGGAAAAGATTTTAACGGCTCCCAAAGGAGTGACAGTGTATGCAGGCGGCGATGATTTCTTAGGGTTTGTAAACCTGAATTATCTGCCCGGTATCTTAAAGGAACTAAGGGCAGAATTTGATAAAATCGACGTATCCCAGTTTAGTTCAAAAAAGCTGACTTTCTCGGCTGGAGTGGCAGTCAGCCACTTTATGACCCCTTTAAGTGTTGCGCTTCAATGGGCAAGACGCATGGAAAAAGAGGCGAAGAATATGGGAGGCAAAGATGCCTTAAGCCTTGCCGTGCTGAAACGTTCAGGAGAGATCATCAAATTTAAAACGCAATGGCTAAACTCCCATGGTTGGTTTGCGGACCAGCTTAAATTTCTCTTAGATGGGTTGAGAGATCATTTTACCACTAACTTTATAAACCAATTTTGCGCTGAGTTTATCCATTTTGAAGGAAATATGAAGATTAAGAATCTTGATGGGATGGTAGATAGCGAGTTGGGGAGACTTCTTACTCGGTCTTATCTTGATCTTTCGGCCGGAGAAGCTTCAACCAGGATGAAACAGGATAAGGAGCAAAAAATTGCGGAGATGAAAAAGGTGTTGAATAATTTATATATCGAAAATAATCTGGAAGATTTTCTTGGATTATTAGAGATTATTTCTTTTTTGGCTAAGGGGGTGGAAATTCGTGCTGTTGCAGACTGA